The proteins below are encoded in one region of Asticcacaulis excentricus CB 48:
- a CDS encoding Lrp/AsnC family transcriptional regulator gives MSRSSEGRGLDDTDRKILRLLRSNCRLTTQEIADQVGLSPTPCWSRIKRMEENGVITGYVALLDPEQVGKPDTVIVEINIESHDDERIEAFSRYVLNLPEVTDAYLTTGEYDYVLIAAVDGTEGYEQFLRKKLLKFPGIRHTRSTFCLRRLKREPSPAVG, from the coding sequence ATGTCACGCAGTTCTGAAGGCCGTGGCCTTGACGATACCGACCGCAAAATCCTTCGATTGCTGCGCAGCAATTGTCGGCTGACAACGCAGGAAATCGCCGATCAGGTAGGCCTGTCCCCCACCCCTTGCTGGTCGCGCATCAAACGGATGGAGGAAAACGGCGTCATCACAGGCTATGTCGCCCTGCTGGATCCGGAACAGGTAGGTAAGCCCGATACGGTCATCGTCGAAATCAATATCGAATCGCACGACGATGAACGTATCGAAGCCTTTTCACGCTATGTGCTGAACCTACCCGAAGTGACCGACGCCTATCTTACGACAGGTGAGTACGATTATGTGCTTATCGCGGCGGTCGATGGGACGGAGGGCTATGAGCAGTTTTTGCGAAAGAAGCTGCTGAAATTTCCCGGCATCCGCCACACGCGCTCGACCTTCTGCCTTCGCCGCCTGAAACGCGAACCGTCACCGGCGGTCGGATAA